A stretch of Salvelinus alpinus chromosome 4, SLU_Salpinus.1, whole genome shotgun sequence DNA encodes these proteins:
- the LOC139574712 gene encoding zinc finger protein ZFP2-like, translating into MLVMMTHRPSGQFELSSFQEGQSEATPSTSAGEAGRSTQGGGADTPALTQKGTPLLHPKPSTSGLSKREWLERQKAVNTYKCGRNLRDRPRRTSSEEVVPKDDHYLYCEDCKSFYMEECELHGPAFFVPDIPARLGAPDRARLTLPSGLEVRTSGIPEAGLGVFNQGNTVPAGAHYGPYEGEITDKDQAMESGYSWVIYKSRHWDDYIDAGRDTHSNWMRYVNCARSEEEQNLVAFQYRGGILYRCCKPIAVGEELLVWYGEEYARDLGIVFDYLWDKKSSAKDVNVKSVQIFSCSGCPFSFPSQIFLLRHIKRCHHDEYVRLLRSGEIRSENLMSSSSSQHHGTTTGSFNPAPTRKQRESDKPRPHRCSQCGKSFTAGIHLIRHQRIHTGEKPFHCSQCGRSFSQSGHLKIHQRIHTGENPFHCSQCGRSFSQSGHLQLHQRIHTGEKPFHCSQCGRSFSQSGDLKIHQRIHTGEKPFHCSQCGRSFSQSGHLKLHQRIHTGEKPFHCSQCGRSFSRSEHLNIHQRIHTGEKPFHCSQCGRSFSLSGNLKIHQRIHTGEKPFHCSQCGRGYSQPGHLKIHQRIHTGEKPFHCSQCGRSFSQSGHLKLHQRIHTGEKPFHCSQCGRSFSRSEHLNIHQRIHTGEKPFHCSQCGRSFSHSGNLKKHQCS; encoded by the exons ATGCTAGTGATGATGACACACAGACCCAGTGGTCAGTTTGAACTCTCCTCTTTCCAGGAGGGTCAGAGTGAAGCGACCCCCAGCACCAGTGCAGGGGAGGCAGGGCGTTCCACTCAGGGAGGAGGGGCAGACACCCCAGCTCTCACTCAGAAAGGGACTCCCTTGTTGCACCCCAAACCATCAACCTCAG GCCTGTCTAAGAGAGAGTGGCTGGAAAGGCAGAAAGCAGTGAACACATACAAGTGCGGTAGAAACCTGAGAGACAGACCAAGAAGAACTTCCTCAGAGGAGGTCGTCCCCAAAGATGACCACTACCTCT acTGTGAGGACTGCAAGTCTTTCTACATGGAGGAGTGTGAGCTTCATGGTCCTGCCTTCTTCGTCCCTGACATCCCTGCCCGCTTAGGAGCCCCTGACAGGGCCAGACTCACCCTGCCATCCGGCCTGGAGGTCAGGACATCAGGCATCCCTGAAGCAGGACTAGGGGTGTTCAACCAAGGAAACACTGTGCCTGCAGGAGCCCACTATGGACCTTATGAAGGAGAGATCACAGACAAGGACCAGGCCATGGAGAGTGGATACTCCTGGGTg ATCTACAAGAGCAGACACTGGGACGACTACATCGATGCTGGGAGAGACACTCACTCCAACTGGATGAG GTATGTGAACTGTGCTCGTAGTGAAGAAGAACAGAATCTGGTGGCCTTCCAATACAGAGGAGGGATTCTGTACCGCTGCTGTAAGCCCATAGCTGTTGGAGAGGAGCTGTTGGTTTGGTACGGAGAGGAGTACGCCAGAGACCTGGGCATTGTCTTCGACTACCTCTGGGACAAAAAGAGCTCTGCTAAAG ATGTGAACGTTAAGTCAGTCCAGATCTTCTCGTGCTCTGGCTGTCCGTTCTCCTTCCCCTCTCAGATCTTCCTCCTCAGGCACATAAAGAGATGTCACCATGATGAGTATGTCAGACTGTTGAGGAGTGGagagatcagatcagagaatctcaTGTCCTCCAGCAGCTCACaacaccatggaaccaccacAGGTTCATTCAACCCAGCTCCCACCAGGAAACAGAGAGAGTCGGACAAGCCACGACCACACCGTTGttctcagtgtgggaagagcttcacaGCAGGGATACATCTCATCAGACACCAGcgcattcacacaggagagaagccgttccactgctcccagtgtgggagGAGCTTCAGTCAGTCAGGACATCTAAAGATACACCAGcgcattcacacaggagagaatccattccactgctcccagtgtgggagGAGCTTCAGTCAGTCAGGACATCTACAGTTACACCAGcgcattcacacaggagagaagccgttccactgctcccagtgtgggaggagcttcagtcagtcaggagacttAAAGATACACCAGcgcattcacacaggagagaagccgttccactgctcccagtgtgggagGAGCTTCAGTCAGTCAGGACATCTAAAGCTACACCAGCgtattcacacaggagagaagccgttccactgctcccagtgtgggagGAGCTTCAGTCGGTCAGAACATCTAAACATACACCAGcgcattcacacaggagagaagccgttccactgctcccagtgtgggagGAGCTTCAGTCTGTCAGGAAATCTAAAGATACACCAGcgcattcacacaggagagaagccgttccactgctcccagtgtgggagGGGCTACAGTCAGCCAGGACATCTAAAGATACACCAGcgcattcacacaggagagaagccgttccactgctcccagtgtgggagGAGCTTCAGTCAGTCAGGACATCTAAAGCTACACCAGcgcattcacacaggagagaagccgttccactgctcccagtgtgggagGAGCTTCAGTCGGTCAGAACATCTAAACATACACCAGcgcattcacacaggagagaagccgttccactgctcccagtgtgggagGAGCTTCAGTCATTCAGGAAATCTAAAGAAACACCAGTGTTCTTAA